In Salarias fasciatus chromosome 20, fSalaFa1.1, whole genome shotgun sequence, a single window of DNA contains:
- the LOC115407563 gene encoding uncharacterized protein LOC115407563, with amino-acid sequence MDSSPVLRQQSQNKIQRDLQRMKNDQNKKPASQKSAKLLSSPRHSQKDGENKNPGDSKPNQKVPVRPGGSRLPVLAKSLRLQTPSNFSQVHCAWEEKPLAGKTKTKKPCTRPVPFNFSKHRGSRAATEGRLNDLKSHTVDQTTTNTSKTKPAQSKGADATHHLSGRSGSCSTLKACDPKPIVHHKGASATSAEVCVSDFNQLSLHNPSKNSQPAQPDPLEEKANYFRCDHKALLSILQNEGVSVSGQTSATPQSKPFHSLPQRVSIMKSHHKAGTTRGPPKSVQFSPDPAALQSILLNEGVKAGGPAGMTPRNSTCLPGRGTSICTPQRVPVKKTPAESMGGLAAGAVKETPQNPWHPQRVPNSRQHPLSALKFHLMGPKSPYYTPGSRRCKSKLQPQEEVIQRLFDDREDEQSDEATHKDPAQASESDVPCEEKGETVTTSSGVEPPSSQVFIQAPGRESVIFFSSGTKLYRVPPVEDQVNPPERPRTELPGQKTCSLAPPAEMLRRRFPLLEEARMDHEVSTYTSQPVPACSRFLPPRPRCGNPLASAFLFEESTRFLPIDCPVSTTHCAS; translated from the exons atggactcCTCTCCAGTCCTTCGTCaacaaagtcaaaacaaaatCCAGCGTGATCTTCAAAG AATGAAGAATGACCAAAATAAAAAGCCAGCAAGCCAGAAGTCAGCAAAACTCCTATCATCACCTCGACATTCCCAAAAAGACGGAGAGAACAAAAATCCAGGAGACTCCAAACCCAATCAGAAGGTGCCTGTGCGACCCGGGGGGAGCAGACTTCCGGTGCTCGCAAAGTCCCTTCGCCTGCAGACTCCGTCCAACTTCAGTCAGGTCCACTGCGCCTGGGAAGAAAAACCTCTGGCT GGAAAAACCAAGACAAAGAAGCCGTGCACCCGGCCTGTGCCCTTCAACTTCTCTAAGCACAGAGGTTCAAGAGCGGCTACTGAAGGACgattaaatgatttaaaatcacACACCGTTGATCAAACTACGACAAACACGTCAAAGACCAAACCGGCTCAGAGCAAAGGCGCAGACGCCACACATCACCTGTCTGGACGGTCTGGCAGCTGCAGCACTTTGAAGGCTTGTGACCCGAAACCCATCGTCCATCACAAAGGAGCATCTGCCACCagtgctgaagtgtgtgtgagcgacTTCAACCAGCTGAGTCTCCACAATCCTTCAAAAAACTCCCAGCCTGCGCAGCCTGATCCTCTGGAAG AAAAGGCCAACTACTTCCGTTGTGATCACAAAGCTCTTCTGAGTATCCTTCAGAACGAGGGAGTGAGCGTCTCGGGCCAGACCTCTGCAACACCGCAGTCGAAACCATTCCACTCTCTG CCCCAGCGGGTTTCAATCATGAAGAGCCACCATAAAGCTGGAACCACGAGAG GGCCCCCGAAGTCGGTACAGTTCTCCCCGGACCCCGCTGCTCTGCAGAGCATCCTCCTGAATGAGGGGGTGAAGGCCGGGGGGCCAGCGGGAATGACACCTCGAAACTCCACCTGTCTGCCGGGCAGAGGCACTTCCATCTGCACA CCTCAGAGAGTCCCAGTTAAAAAGACTCCTGCAGAGTCGATGGGTGGACTGGCAG cTGGAGCAGTAAAGGAGACTCCACAAAATCCCTGGCACCCACAGAGAGTGCCCAACTCCAGGCAGCACCCCCTGTCTGCTCTG AAATTTCATCTGATGGGCCCAAAGTCACCTTACTACACTCCGGGAAGCAGACGCTGCAAAAGCAAACTGCAGCCGCAAGAAGAG GTCATCCAGAGGTTATTTGACGATCGggaggacgagcagagcgacgaGGCGACCCACAAAGACCCGGCTCAAGCATCAGAA AGTGACGTCCCCTGTGAGGAGAAGGGAGAAACCGTCACGACATCCAGCGGCGTGGAGCCGCCGAGCTCGCAGGTTTTCATTCAGGCACCGGGGAGAGAGTCTGTCATCTTCTTCTCATCGGGAACGAAGCTGTACAGAGTCCCCCCCGTCGAGGACCAGGTCAACCCGCCTGAGCGTCCTCGGACAG AGCTTCCAGGTCAGAAGACCTGCTCCCTGGCTCCTCCTGCGGAGATGCTGCGGCGCCGTTTCCcactgctggaggaggcccGCATGGACCACGAGGTCTCGACGTACACCTCCCAGCCGGTCCCCGCCTGCTCCAGGTTCCTGCCGCCCCGGCCTCGCTGTGGAAACCCGCTGGCCTCTGCCTTCCTCTTCGAGGAGTCCACT agATTTCTACCAATCGACTGTCCTGTCTCAACCACCCACTGCGCTTCGTGA